Part of the Musa acuminata AAA Group cultivar baxijiao chromosome BXJ2-7, Cavendish_Baxijiao_AAA, whole genome shotgun sequence genome is shown below.
ATTCTTCTCAGATATCGGTGCATGAATCTACTGGTCCTTTTAGGTTTTATAATTTGTTGACAAAGACTGATGATATCTTGCACATCTAGAACCCTAAAACATGGGAGTGTTTGGTCCTATTTTTGCCTAATAGACCCAGCTGCTTCCCTAAGGTCTAACCAAAACTATCTCAATTTAATAAGATTCGAGTTTAGTACCTagcaaaaataaagatgcaggggAGACAGAGTTATGTTAGCTAGAAGATGAGATACGAATGGTAAGATATTTGTGGCAAGTAAAATATAGTCTACTCATGCCATGCTTGCTGCCATTGTGCAATCTTTTTGCAACAATGTGAATATGCAACTTGCAATAACATAAACCAGAATTGGGTTACTCATGTATTTGTATTTAGCGTTGAAGTGAAGCATCAATTGTGTAGAGCTTAGGTGGTTATTTTTTTGAGCTATAAATTAATAGAGATGCCTTCATAATCTGATATTGCATGTACAATCATCTAGAACAACGTCCATTTAGCTAAAGGTGTCTTGAAGAGTACAGATTACTGCAAACTTCAAAACTAAAAGCagaacttgtaagagacattGTTTGAGCACAAGCACATTGCAATTGATGAGATGATTCATTTTCTAGATGAGCTGTGAGCTTCATGCAAGATGGAGAGGCACTGTTATCATCACCTTGAATTGCTGGATTGTCATTACATTCTGCTTTTTAATCCTCATACAACATGATGCCCGAGATGAATCCTAAAAAACATGAGCTCATGGTAGAAGTTGACAAGATCATTCATACGACAATTATTCAAGCTGAATTGGCATATACAAAATGTTTGTCATAAATTGCAAAATGTTGACCAATAGTGATCTATCAAATTAATTGAGCTTGCACCAGCATCTCTCGAATTTCCTTTGAAATTGCCAAAAAGGATATATAGTCAACAGTTGCAATTGATTCAGAGCCTAGAAGACAGTTAAATCAGGTTTCAATTCTGTTGTTGTGCATGTGCTTATTGTCAGTTAAAGTTGGAAGTATTCGGTTGCAGGGTGACGTGATTTACATTTTATGCAATCTGATTATCTGTAACTGATCAAATGAGTTTTGAGAAGAGTACAAgagaaaataaatcatgtcaGTAGAGGGCCTTACTTTTTGACTAGCTGCTGGTAGTTGCATAACAAGTTAACAACCATCTTCGCTCTTAGACAAAATCGGCATGTCAAAAGGTTGGAGTCTTTTGCATGATTTTTTGCTTTTTTACAAGTCATTTGCCATTGTCTATTCTTAATTTAACTTAGTTAatgaattttgaaattaaaaacaCATTTTCAGTGAAAGGATGGCCTACCTGAAATGCCGACTATAGGCTTAGGAATAGTGAGACTGATTGAGGTATGTTAACTTTACATTATGAGAAAAAGATCATATACATGTAGAGAATGTAAAGATAGTGACTTAGAAGCTAAGAGTATAGCAATTATGCAGGGTACTGCTAGGATGGTCTGACTTGCATAGATTTCGCATTAGGTAAATTTtgacccccttttttttttcctttactttCTTTATTTTGACTTAATTTCCGTTTCCTGATGGCTTAGTTCCATGAAATTCTCTCACAGTTCCATTTAGCATTGTCTAAGACAGATAATAGGTTTAGTTTAATTTTATTCAAATCTCttatataatattttcaaaaaggttctgttgaaacaagtactGGACTGAACTTAGTGCATTTATCTAGGTTGCATCTATTTTGACCTCTTAGCTAAGGGCCACTTCATATTCTGAAGTTTTACTATGAAAAAGTACTACTTTAGAATTTGCTTTCTATTTCTATttcgttttctttttttccattCTCCAAGTAGCATCAATGACATGGCCCAGGTTTATATTCCTGGTTTAATGATTTGCAGCAAAGCAATTGTGTTTACACAGTTGGTGATTTTATGACCAAAAGGGAAAATCTTCATGTTGTGAAGCCTACCACTTCAGTTGATGAAGGTACTACCAGTATAATTTATTTGTTTGtatagttatttatttattttttcttcttatatACTGGGCTAACTGCTTAGCTGATCCATTTATCATGTGATGTCAAAAGCACTGGAGATGTTAGTGGAACATAGGATCACTGGCTTTCCTGTGATTGATGATAACTGGAACTTGGTATGAACTTTTCAcccttttctttctctcttcttgatCAAATCTCTTTTGTTGCAACTGAAACTCATGTTTGTTTGTAAATATTAAGTATTTGATATGATCTTCTATTCACTAAATAgcactttttttttaaatatatcatcTTATTGTTCTAAGGCAATATGTCAAAGATTGAAGCTCcttgtatatatttttcatgcatgattatCTTTTCCTTTTGTGATAACTGGAAATGTTGACATAAATAATTCCAAGGATGGAAATTATACTAAAAGAggaggaaaggaggaggagaaagaagaagagaggaggaagaactgGGTAAATAATCTTCTCATTATGATTTGGTGACTGGTAACCCAGAGAGATCATTGCATTGTTTTTAGCTAATCCTCAGCCTCGCCTCTGGAGTTTCCAGAACCTTGTGTTTCATATATATGAGAAGAACAAGTTTTTATCTGGTAGTGGAGATTTGTAGGTGGTAGTGGAGTTGGTTCTTTAGTTCAATGGTACCAGATCAGGTGTGGATAATTAGTGTTAGTGGCGTTCTTTCTGTCACTAACACAGAAGACTATAGATCATGTTGTAGTGTTAACAGTATTCTTGCTGTCACTATACAGAAGACTGTAGATCATGTTGTAGTATTGCCAAATGCCGTCTTTTTTGAGTTTGAAAAAAGATCACATTTGCACCTTCATGCTAGccttttttaaaataaagtaaaaactGAATTTCAAATATCTGTGGTGCAGCATGCTATGAAGATTAGCTTTAGTATTGTGTCCAAAAAAGAATTAAGAAGAGCttgttcatttcttttcttttatgcatctTAGCATCTCTTTTCTTTTATCATGTATGGCGCATGTACATTTTCTGGAATGTTTGTCCTTATGGCttacccttttttctttttttttttcaggttggTGTAGTTTCAGACTATGATTTGTTAGCACTAGATTCCATTTCAGGTTTCCTTCATTTGTTTTGTTTGATTATTATCTCTTAATCTTTCTTTCTTAAAGAATCTTGCAAATTACATTGATGTTCTTTTGATTCCAGATTGATAACTGGACAACCTCTAGGATGTAACTCATAGGTGCAGCATTTTTTTTCCATAGAATGTCATGTTTGGGCTTTCTAGTTGATTAGATTCTACCTTTTGCTTTTCTCCAATTTTGAACTTTTAAGTGACAGATTGGATTACTTATGAAGTGATCACTGTTAGTTTGTCGTGCTTTCTAGAAGGGGGCACAGATTGATTACTATGTATTTATTGGAAGTATTGGTGATATTGAATTAGGCTGTCATGTCTCtctttctcaaaataaaaaagatattataTTTCCTGCAAGGTTTTATAGCTATTCAGAATCAAGGGTTACAAACATTGATGTTCAGTACTGACCAATGTTATAAGCACCATAGATTTTAATGGCATGAAAAGATTAATGTGGCCATCCCCAGATAGTTGGAACCTTATTTGTTAATGTTACTATGGGCAAAACTTTTAGGTTTGACTTAGAACATATTGATAATATACATTAGAGTAATTCTGCCAAGGGATGCCATATTGGGTAAACATGGTAAGTCAAGGAAAGATGAAATAGTTGGTGTGGGTTGTTCCTGTTTCGAGTTTGTTATTTAATCAAATTCTAGGTTTTGCTTACCAAAAGAAGATGAATGTCACTTATATGAATGAATTCTTTGAACTATTAGTTATCATATTAGAAGGAAGTTATAACACCTAAATACATAAATGTTCCTTGTTAATTTCAAGGTATCTTTAGTGCTCCTCCTCCTTATACTCTACTTCTGCAAAGATATGAATAGAATTTTGCTTGTGTGTCAAGAACATTGAATTTTCTTCTAATGTATTAGACTCATCCTGATACAGCATATGCCTGTACTTTCCTTTTCTGCCCAGGTAGTGGACGGGCTGACACTAGCATGTTTCCTGAGGTTGATAGTACATGGAAAGTATGtatgattttgttttttttaacaAGTATGATTCCTTATTTCTTTTACTAGAATAAATATTAATGgtcattcatgatgaaatttttttGTTATACGTTTGAAGCTTGTCTTCGGAAAAAGAATAGTGACTCAGTGTTTGTTGGGCTTTTTAGCGTTAGACAGAACTAACATAATGTCTTATACTGTGTGATGGTCCAAAGAGATCACAAGCGATATTAGAAGTAACATTGATGGTATCATCTGATCGAATATAGACAGGTATTTTATGAGATAGTGATGTGCAAACTCAAAGATGCAAGTGGCTTATTCACTTGCTCATAAAATAGTCTGTTATGGTGGGTTATTCTTTATGAACCTTCATTAACCTGAAACATAATTTGCTTAAAAGTTATTATGGTCTCAGCATCTTTGAATTAGTCGGACATCCTAGTGGTTAGCAGATTATATCCACAGTCAAGGGGTCCACGGTTCAACTCCTGTTTTGAGTGTTGGTGTGCATTGTCATGCAATGGTTATATATGGAACGAGTAAATTGAGAAAAAAATTGTTAAAGTATGATTTTATATTAACCCTATTAAAGCAGCATTATCTGGATCGAATTCCCTTGAAAACTGTTTATCTATAAACCTTACAAAAGCAACTTTATCCATATCATATTCTAGAAGAAAGGAATGTTATGCATAAGAAACCACCACCTATCCGTATGTATTCAGACAGCTGAAACTTACAGTATCATCTTCTGCAGGCATTCAATGAAATCCAGAAGCTGTTAAGTAAAACTAATGGTAGAACCATTGGTGAGGTGATGACTCCTGCCCCCCTTGTGGTCCGTGAAACAACCAATCTCGAAGATGTTGCAAGGTTCTGACCAGTGGCGACCATACGTTAAATTCTTGTTATTGCTGTTCTCATCACGAGTGAAGTTACCAGAGTTCATTTCTGATCGCAGGCAACTGCTTGAAACAAAATACCGTAGGCTTCCGGTTGTTGACAGTGATGGTAAATTGGTACGTGAAATATCTATCTGCGCCTACCTTGTACCTATTTTGGGTATATTCTTAATGATTGATTTTTAACATCGTAGGTCGGGATTATTACGAGGGGAAATGTAGTTAGTGCAGCACTCCAAATAAAGCATGAAATGGAGAGAAAATCATGATTCTAAGATGGAAATCAAGTAAGTTGCAGTTATTATTGACAAGATCAGGTAGCTGCTGATCACTTGGCACACGCCGTCTTGCACTAAACTAGTTTAAAGGCCCACACATTTTTGGGACTTGTGTATATGGTTTTAATGTGTTTGTTAAACTCCATTGTTTTTCTTTTGGGTCCGGGATGCTTTGAACATGCATGCTCTTTGATGTCAAAATATAAAGTGAAGCCTTTGTTTTCACATGAGATCCGCCAAGAGCTGCTTCTTTTCATTAGTTCCACGAGAATCATTTTAATCTATTTAATATATTCCGGGCTGCTCCCAAATAGAATGAACTATGAATTAGTTAGTAACCAATTGTGACCGCGACCGATGCATTATGCTACGCTAAAGATAAGTAATATCAATTGTTGCTTTATATGCTCGTGAGCTTGTGATAATGTTTCACAGATTGTACTGGCTTTTTATGGAGCGGTGTTCACTGTGATGGCTCAGCCCAGCCAACACATCTGTCCTCGGTATCCTCCTGCCCCGGCCATATGCCTTCGTCGGGCTGCCTTTGGTAAAGCAACACGGCGGCTTCCGCGGGACCCACCTGGGCTCCTCCGCTGGTTAGGCAACAGGTGATGGTGCCGGCGCTGCGGTCTTATTGGTTTATTCTTGTACGGAAACTCGTTGTCTTCTTTAAACGGGACGCTTACCGTTTTGCGGCGTAGCGGTGATTGACGAACCCTGCACCCTGGCCGGTGTCATACGTGCGATCCGGTTTCGCCCGACCCCTCCACGCGTTTCAGCTCGAGTCGTAACTCCGACCCTGCGGCTCGGACACGTAACGACCCCACGCCCCACCGACGACGTCACCTCGGGTCGCGCCTCATCCGACGGCGGAGAGCGCCGCTTCATTCTGATTAGGGTTTGTGTCGCCCTTGCTATTTAAAACCCCGTGCGGCCGCCACGATGCCGGTGCGGTGCAGTTTTGGAGGCTGCcctcctaattcttttctctctctctcttcatatcTTGTCTTTCTCCATCTCCAAACCATATCAAGGACTGCCAAAATTTCCCTAGAAAAtttatcccccccccccccccccccaccccccccaaaaaaaaacagAAACCCTAATCGAGAAACCTGTTGTGCCTATCTATCTATCGATTAATCATCGGGTCTCCGTTCCTTTTTATCCATCAAACGGAATCTCTCTTtgtttattgttgttgtttttgttCTTGATCGATTAGGGTTCTTAGAAGAGCCGGAAGCTAGGGTTTTCGCTGTTGTCCAGATCCGGAGGGTGAGATGGCGCAGATCCAGCTTCAGCCCCAGGCGGTCTCTGGCCCGGCGGCGGGCGGTGGTGGGGTCCAGTTCCCATCGACGTCCTTGTACGTCGGGGACTTGGACTCGGGCGTGACTGACGCGCAGCTGTATGATATTTTTAGCCAGATCGGGCAGGTGGTGTCGGTCCGTGTATGCCGCGATATCAACACTCGCCGCTCCCTCGGTTACGCCTACGTCAACTACAACGATCCGGCGGATGGTACGTTGAACTGTTCGCTCCCTTCTTTAGCTCGTTGGTATGCGTCCATTTTGTTTATTTGTTTTGGGTCATTGCACCCTAACGTTTGCTTTATCAAACAGCATATTTGTTCCTGTGACGAATTTATATATAGCAGTTCGATCGTTTGCGAGTCAACACcttatgttagtgtaaacaactttatgccgtggcctcggggccgacgcggcttggtcaggggtccgaatgacggggatctCGCGCAGCGTCTTCTCGAGGTCTCTCAGTGGCCGATCACGGCGGTCGGTCGGGGCGAGGTCGCCATTTCCTCCGGGCAAGAattcctcgcctgcgcgtccagtggggaccttcggctttgcacctgcacaaaggtcgggtcagaaagctcggcccgacccctccgacgatcaagttagtggatgtGGAGGGGATTTTTGTATGAAGGAGAAGTGTTTGTATGTGTGACCCTCCCttctctgatgaacgagagggtatttatagggaagcttactgctgtttgatgtgcccgcctacaggaggcaggctgatagtgTCTGACATgagcgttggcgtggcgtgaagaaccgcgcCTGAGCAGGCATTAATGCGCCTCAACCGATGTTTCGGTTCGGTCGACCGAGTGCAGTCgcgccgatcgaggcgtgaggcatcggctgacgtcagtcgagtcttatcataattactatcctcatcatattccttttcggaaagaagctatgcgtcggatgttgtaacgggagtccgaggcatggcttaagCTTTCAGACGGGCTGGCCACGAAGGCATGGTCTCGGGGAAAATgacgccgaggagcacgacgcaggcgggctagccgcgcaggtgtgtctcggggagcatggggccgaggagcacgacgcaggcgggctggctgcgctggtgtgtctcgggaacatggagccgaggagcacgacgcaggtgggcaggccacgcaagtgtgtctcggggagcatggggtcgaggagcacgacgcaggcgggcaggccgcgcaagtgtggtctcgggcatcatgcggccgatgaacacgacgcaggcgggcagaccgcacaggtgtggtctcgagtgtcatgcggccgagtagcacgacgcaggcgggctagccgcgcaggcgtggtctcgagcgTCATGCGGCCGAGTGATGAGGTTCGGACGGGAAGGCCGCCCTGAGGGGGCCTcggcagtctacggccgaggcaagtggctcgggccgagggacacaactcaggcgggcaggccgcgctgaggtagacTCAAGTAGTCTACGGCCAAGCCGTGTAGAGTCAGAGGGGTTTAAGCTGGGGCCAATCGCGAGCCGAGAGggggtcaggtagatactgaaccttcgctcagaagagactgaggcagggcttagatttcttttcatgaggactacatcgGGTAGCCACCGTAGGTGCTTGGCCTCTCTTATGGAGCCCGTGGTCCGAGGTCGTCCATTCTCCTCACGGTCGCCCAGGCCTCGGctgcgatgtaccggttagcccgctggagcatctctggcaccgtagtgggaggtcgctccgcgagggaccagaggaatctggaaggtcgtagGCCTATCacaaacgcctgcactaacagagaggggtgagtgtccggcaagccccggatttgcgtggcaaagcgatccacaaagtgtgacaggggctcatcctccctttgtttgagtccgaggagcaatgccgcggagggctttggccgtgcataggctatgaagtggagctcgaagtcattaGCGAGCTGGCCGAAGGAAGCGATCGTTCCGGTCTCCAAGCCgccataccacgcgtgggccgaccctctcagagtggtaggaAACGCTTTGCACATCATggcatcagaggttccgtatagcgccatttgggcgcgaaaagcagctacatggtccgctgggtcagtggaGCCATGGTAAGCGTCCAAAGgggggagctggaagtccggggggaTTGTCAGGTCCCGTATCTCGGGTGagaagggagacccttggtgtgcgttCTCCCCGggctctcccttggacctgcgaacctcttCCTGCACCTCTTCGAGTCGTtggctgacgaagcgcaactgggtccgcagggagtccgaagagagcacctcgggttccgggcggccGCTTGGGTTTGTCTTCACAGGATCCCCGAGCGAGGccggtcggacccgaggcgaagtggggggtTCCGGTGGTGTCAagtgggcccgaacgggcgcctTGCGTTGTCGCAGTGGTTCGATCGCGGGCGGGTGCGTCGGATGAGAAACGAgtgggataatggtttgcaccatttccatcagagctcggacttgacgggcgaggtcctgaaaggcctcgggtgacacgggCGATGAGTCGGCTAGGGCGtcgtcgggcggcgacaagcccgggtcattgaatatTCGCCAATATCGTTCGAAGGTCGTGgtggggtgttcgtcacgatggtctccgtgcgggggatgttcccccgaggcttcggtcgggtgtgacctctcagtcgtgggctcatctgagccgctcgggtgatcacccgacattcccggcccttcctctagcgccaatctgttagtgtaaacaactttatgccgtgacctcggggccgacgcgacttGGTCAGGGGTCAGAATGACGGGGATCTCGCGTAGCGTCTTCTCGAGGTCTCTCAGTGGCCGATCACGACGGTCGGTCGGGACGAGAtcgtcgtttcctccgggcaagaactcctcgcctgcgcgtctaGTGGGGACCTTCGgcatcgcacctgcacaaaggtcgggtcgaaagctcggcccgacccctccgacaatcaagtcAGTGGATGTGGAGGGGATTTTTGTATGAAGGAGAAGTGTTTGTATGTGTGACCCCCCCTTctctaatgaacgagagggtatttatagggaagcttactgctgtttgatgtgcccgcctacaggaggcaggctgatagtgTCTGACATGGGcgctggcgtggcgtgaagaac
Proteins encoded:
- the LOC135616732 gene encoding CBS domain-containing protein CBSX1, chloroplastic-like, with the protein product MLLSMESLVGLPASALGVNPSIPLLRNRSSPLLFRRRRRFLDLGAASTSPASAVARNGSLATNSSSQSNCVYTVGDFMTKRENLHVVKPTTSVDEALEMLVEHRITGFPVIDDNWNLVGVVSDYDLLALDSISGSGRADTSMFPEVDSTWKAFNEIQKLLSKTNGRTIGEVMTPAPLVVRETTNLEDVARQLLETKYRRLPVVDSDGKLVGIITRGNVVSAALQIKHEMERKS